In the genome of Fulvivirga maritima, one region contains:
- a CDS encoding DinB family protein, with translation MKKHFLDLFRYNEWANNRLLITLEDSQVKDDKIMTLFSHLLSAQIIWINRIKDLPTSPFPLWEQYKLNEIKSMNEESNRNWRDLIEKHPRETFEEMIFYKNTKGTKYESTLREIISHVLNHSTYHRGQVMSRLRELDFAPPVTDYIAYCRQK, from the coding sequence ATGAAAAAGCATTTTTTAGATTTATTCCGATATAATGAATGGGCTAATAACCGCCTGCTGATCACTCTGGAAGATAGCCAGGTAAAAGATGATAAAATTATGACGCTCTTTAGTCATTTGCTTTCTGCTCAAATCATCTGGATAAATAGAATAAAGGACCTGCCCACCTCACCCTTTCCTTTATGGGAGCAGTATAAGCTCAATGAAATAAAGAGTATGAATGAGGAAAGCAACCGTAATTGGCGCGACCTTATAGAGAAGCATCCCAGAGAGACTTTCGAGGAAATGATTTTCTATAAAAATACTAAAGGCACTAAATACGAGAGCACGCTTAGAGAAATTATATCGCATGTGCTTAACCATAGCACTTACCATAGAGGTCAGGTTATGAGTAGATTACGGGAGTTGGATTTTGCCCCGCCAGTTACTGATTATATAGCCTATTGCAGGCAAAAGTGA
- a CDS encoding UbiA family prenyltransferase: MFKKSSWLHLRIPFSFFLLPVFLFALSISPNIKESNLLIVFLSLHFFLYPASNGYNSYFDKDEKSIGGLKNPPKVSKGLYYLALVFDIIAILLGLYISWPLAIMLFVYGLVSKAYSHPSIRLKKYPLLSWFIAGLFQGAFTLVMAYMGLNGFGFNVFLLPQVVIPAILSSLILWGSYPMTQIYQHEEDAKRGDNTLSLKLGIKGTFYFTAAAFSVAVAAFVFYFMEYQQIKYAWIFVGSMFPVVMYFAFWYLRVHQDSAKADYKHTMWLNMISAICLSAFFIYFFIDRTQILQAIKGF, from the coding sequence ATGTTTAAGAAATCTTCCTGGCTGCACTTAAGAATACCATTTTCTTTTTTTCTTCTGCCTGTTTTTCTATTTGCTCTCAGTATTTCACCAAATATTAAGGAAAGTAACCTCCTCATTGTTTTTCTTTCTTTACATTTTTTTCTATACCCTGCCAGCAATGGTTATAATAGCTATTTTGATAAGGATGAGAAGAGCATTGGAGGACTTAAAAATCCACCGAAGGTTTCTAAAGGGCTTTATTACCTGGCATTAGTTTTTGATATCATCGCCATTTTGTTGGGGCTTTACATCAGTTGGCCATTGGCTATCATGTTATTCGTATATGGTTTGGTGTCGAAAGCTTATAGTCATCCTTCTATCCGTCTTAAAAAATATCCATTGCTTAGCTGGTTCATCGCGGGTTTATTTCAGGGGGCTTTTACCTTAGTTATGGCATATATGGGGCTTAATGGTTTTGGCTTTAATGTGTTTTTATTGCCTCAGGTGGTTATTCCGGCCATCTTGAGCTCTCTGATTTTATGGGGCTCCTACCCTATGACTCAGATTTACCAACATGAGGAGGATGCTAAACGGGGAGATAATACGCTTAGTTTGAAATTGGGTATCAAGGGCACTTTTTATTTTACTGCCGCCGCTTTTTCCGTGGCCGTAGCTGCTTTTGTGTTTTATTTTATGGAGTATCAGCAAATTAAATATGCCTGGATTTTTGTGGGCAGTATGTTTCCTGTAGTGATGTACTTTGCCTTTTGGTACTTGCGAGTTCATCAAGATAGTGCTAAGGCTGACTATAAACATACCATGTGGCTTAATATGATATCAGCGATATGTCTTAGTGCCTTTTTTATCTATTTTTTTATAGATAGAACTCAGATTTTACAGGCTATTAAAGGGTTTTAA
- a CDS encoding FtsX-like permease family protein, with the protein MFKKNAIITIRKFKSNLPFRLAAIVLLSLGDLSLLLNISLCRSSMAHISFSLAAISFFISGVLIQIMPEHGHRKEMGMRKIFGANIKSLFELHFLGHLLNSFLALILCLIIYNNKKFIEVLSGIPHSYILHYIDLAIIMIFSLIISILSSLIYSYIGANVNIMRLLRKR; encoded by the coding sequence ATGTTTAAAAAAAATGCCATAATTACTATTCGAAAATTCAAAAGCAACCTGCCATTTAGGTTGGCTGCCATTGTTCTACTGAGCCTGGGAGATCTATCTCTGCTATTAAATATAAGCCTTTGCAGAAGTAGCATGGCTCACATTTCTTTTAGCCTGGCGGCCATTTCATTTTTTATATCAGGCGTACTTATACAGATTATGCCAGAGCATGGTCACCGCAAAGAAATGGGGATGAGAAAAATATTTGGAGCCAACATAAAAAGCCTCTTCGAATTACACTTTCTAGGCCACCTGCTAAACTCCTTTCTGGCTCTTATACTTTGCCTAATTATTTATAACAATAAAAAATTCATAGAAGTACTTTCTGGTATACCTCATAGCTACATCCTGCATTACATAGACCTCGCTATTATTATGATTTTCTCACTTATAATCAGCATATTAAGCAGTTTGATATACAGTTATATCGGGGCCAATGTAAACATCATGCGCTTACTGCGGAAGAGATAA
- a CDS encoding retropepsin-like aspartic protease, giving the protein MKTYTTAIISLFIYLACPSYAQQLGFSISNNKKKVEIPFEIYNNLIIVPVVLNDELPLKFIIDTGVRTSILTEKAFGDIINLSYSKKYTISGLGGEQLIDAYITNNVSITLPGVTGRGHALLVLAEDYLELRNYLGTDVHGILGYELFSRFVVKIDYDRKIMTLTTPKHFKPGRKYREIPMDVHDTKPYITGRIIYGPNDVHSARLMVDSGASHGLRLDPNSESDIYIPENNINAILGRGLGGVMKGKIARIPMLQLEDKICWEDVITSFPDDHDFLDSLKSSGTNRNGSIGGEILTRFITVFDFPEEKLFLKPSKDYKDRFSYNMSGLTVKAKGSLLSTFEIVEVRKNSSGDLAGLKKGDLILKINGMDAASLHLNVINSILNSKENKKIKLVIQRSNEKLAFKFRLHSLI; this is encoded by the coding sequence ATGAAGACCTATACAACAGCCATAATTTCACTATTTATTTATCTGGCTTGTCCTTCTTATGCGCAGCAGTTAGGCTTCAGCATTAGTAATAATAAAAAGAAAGTTGAAATACCGTTTGAAATCTATAATAACCTAATTATAGTGCCGGTAGTGCTTAATGATGAACTGCCTCTAAAATTTATTATTGACACGGGCGTAAGAACCAGCATACTCACCGAAAAGGCATTTGGAGATATCATTAACCTTTCGTATTCAAAAAAATACACTATTTCAGGACTCGGCGGAGAGCAACTTATAGACGCTTACATCACTAACAATGTATCTATAACCCTGCCCGGCGTAACAGGCCGAGGACATGCCTTGCTAGTGTTAGCAGAAGATTACCTGGAGCTAAGAAATTATCTGGGCACCGATGTACATGGCATATTAGGTTATGAGCTCTTTAGCCGCTTTGTGGTAAAAATCGATTATGATCGTAAAATAATGACTCTCACTACGCCAAAGCATTTTAAGCCTGGTAGAAAATATAGAGAAATACCCATGGACGTGCATGATACCAAGCCTTACATTACCGGCCGCATTATTTATGGGCCTAATGATGTGCACAGCGCCAGGCTTATGGTAGACTCGGGTGCCAGCCACGGATTAAGACTGGACCCCAATAGTGAAAGTGACATTTATATTCCTGAAAATAATATTAATGCCATATTAGGAAGAGGCCTCGGTGGTGTAATGAAAGGTAAGATAGCCCGGATACCTATGCTCCAGCTAGAAGATAAAATCTGCTGGGAAGATGTAATAACCAGCTTCCCTGATGACCATGATTTTCTTGATAGCCTGAAAAGCTCCGGCACTAACAGAAATGGAAGTATAGGAGGCGAAATATTAACCAGGTTCATCACTGTTTTTGATTTTCCCGAAGAAAAACTGTTTCTCAAACCAAGCAAAGATTATAAAGATCGATTTTCTTATAATATGAGCGGGCTCACTGTAAAAGCAAAAGGCAGCTTGCTCAGTACTTTTGAAATAGTAGAAGTAAGAAAAAATTCATCTGGAGATTTGGCCGGCCTTAAGAAAGGTGACCTCATTCTGAAAATCAATGGCATGGATGCCGCTTCATTACACCTGAACGTCATTAATAGTATTTTGAACTCCAAAGAGAACAAAAAAATAAAGCTAGTTATTCAAAGAAGTAATGAAAAACTAGCCTTCAAATTTCGTTTACACAGCCTTATTTAG
- a CDS encoding dienelactone hydrolase family protein: MKKIGKLVSLLLLISSGLYAQKTLDQNITVCQTSATESFALFASNEDFKKEHMNPIPFKYKEQAGEMITFETPDGKKARAYLVKANTDIDNYIFIFHEWWGLNDYIKKEADKYWHGFNKNINVLAIDLYDGKVATTREEASKLVGSVSTDRAEAIIEGAVSYTGISSEIATLGWCFGGGWALQAAMIAGEQTQGAVMYYGMPEKDESKIETIEFPVLGIFAKQDGHITPEIVNTFEEDMKSASKSIEIHFYDAVHAFANPSNPDYDKKAAEDAYHKSIGFLKRVLD, from the coding sequence ATGAAAAAGATAGGAAAATTAGTATCGCTTCTATTACTTATTAGTTCGGGGTTATATGCTCAGAAGACGCTGGACCAAAATATTACGGTATGTCAAACTTCTGCTACTGAAAGCTTTGCGTTGTTTGCTTCTAATGAAGATTTTAAAAAGGAGCATATGAATCCCATACCTTTCAAATACAAAGAGCAGGCAGGAGAAATGATTACTTTTGAAACGCCTGATGGTAAAAAGGCCAGGGCTTATCTGGTAAAAGCCAATACGGATATCGACAACTACATTTTCATTTTTCACGAATGGTGGGGGCTTAATGATTACATAAAAAAGGAAGCCGATAAATACTGGCATGGGTTTAATAAAAACATTAATGTGTTAGCCATTGACCTGTATGATGGTAAGGTAGCTACTACCAGAGAAGAAGCTTCTAAACTAGTGGGTTCGGTTTCAACAGATAGAGCTGAGGCCATTATAGAAGGAGCAGTATCCTATACGGGAATAAGTTCTGAAATTGCTACTTTGGGTTGGTGCTTTGGTGGAGGCTGGGCACTGCAGGCCGCTATGATAGCCGGAGAGCAGACTCAGGGAGCCGTGATGTATTATGGAATGCCCGAAAAGGATGAAAGTAAGATCGAGACAATAGAATTTCCGGTTTTAGGAATTTTCGCTAAGCAAGATGGGCACATTACTCCTGAGATAGTAAATACCTTTGAGGAGGACATGAAAAGTGCTTCTAAATCTATAGAAATTCATTTTTATGATGCCGTGCATGCTTTTGCTAACCCCAGTAATCCTGATTATGATAAAAAGGCGGCTGAAGATGCATATCATAAATCAATAGGGTTTTTAAAACGGGTGCTCGATTAA
- a CDS encoding NAD(P)/FAD-dependent oxidoreductase, with the protein MRQIIIIGGGLSGLICSMDLQNSGFQTLVIEKKNYPFHRVCGEYISNEVRPFLSTLGIHPEELGAATFNHFQLSSITGKELRLPLDLGGFGISRFSLDQYFYEKAQAAGVTFITGKKVQNVQYLQDHFEVELQGGAIEKGQFVIGAYGKRSKLDQVMKRPFFSKRSPYMGVKYHIKYPDQPADLISLHNFKDGYCGINKVEGNAYNLCYLTARSNLKTTISEMEENTLYANPFLREIFTSAEFVFEKPLVINEISFETKEPVTNHMLMCGDAAGMITPLCGNGMAMAIHSAKILSEVIIKYALEKDAQLILEKAYTKAWNQLFKNRLWKGRQIQKLFGHTWASELSVDLANKVPAIGNFIMKQTHGDVF; encoded by the coding sequence TTGAGACAAATAATCATTATAGGTGGCGGGTTATCAGGGTTGATTTGCTCTATGGATTTACAAAATTCCGGCTTCCAAACCTTAGTAATAGAGAAAAAAAATTATCCGTTTCACCGAGTTTGTGGAGAATATATTTCTAATGAAGTCAGGCCATTTTTAAGCACTCTGGGCATACACCCTGAGGAACTGGGAGCCGCCACATTCAATCATTTTCAACTTAGCTCTATTACTGGTAAAGAATTAAGACTCCCTCTGGATTTGGGAGGTTTCGGTATAAGCCGTTTCTCTTTAGATCAATATTTTTATGAGAAAGCCCAAGCAGCCGGTGTCACTTTCATCACCGGCAAAAAGGTGCAGAATGTACAATACCTTCAAGATCATTTTGAAGTAGAATTACAAGGCGGAGCCATTGAAAAAGGCCAATTTGTGATAGGAGCCTATGGCAAGCGCTCAAAGCTTGACCAAGTAATGAAGAGACCGTTTTTCAGCAAAAGATCTCCTTACATGGGAGTGAAATATCACATTAAATACCCGGATCAACCTGCTGATCTGATTTCATTACATAATTTTAAAGATGGCTATTGTGGTATAAACAAAGTAGAAGGCAATGCTTATAACCTATGCTACCTCACCGCTCGCAGCAATTTAAAAACTACCATTTCGGAAATGGAGGAAAACACATTATACGCCAATCCATTTCTTAGAGAAATTTTCACTTCAGCCGAATTTGTATTTGAAAAGCCATTGGTTATCAATGAAATATCTTTTGAAACCAAAGAACCGGTTACTAACCACATGCTTATGTGCGGAGATGCGGCTGGTATGATTACCCCGCTATGTGGCAATGGCATGGCTATGGCTATACATTCGGCAAAAATCCTTAGTGAGGTCATTATCAAATATGCTCTCGAAAAAGATGCACAACTCATTCTTGAAAAAGCCTATACTAAAGCATGGAATCAGTTATTTAAAAACAGACTTTGGAAAGGCCGACAAATACAAAAATTATTCGGCCACACTTGGGCTTCAGAATTGAGTGTAGACCTGGCGAATAAAGTACCGGCCATTGGCAATTTCATAATGAAGCAAACGCATGGCGATGTATTTTAA
- a CDS encoding DUF2911 domain-containing protein — translation MKNLIVFVGSIVAIIAIFLVVFRIYTKSFSPQDTVTYESDSVTMEVKYSRPFIKDRVIFGELVPYGKVWRTGANEATVLTINQDLKINGKELKAGSYSVFTVPGKDYWQVMFNKETGQWGIDVFSQSANRDPEKDALVLQVKPIYTSNVFNQFTIALETMGDEVEMIMMWENTLIVVPFSIK, via the coding sequence ATGAAGAACCTAATTGTTTTTGTTGGTAGCATAGTGGCTATCATTGCCATATTTCTAGTTGTTTTTAGGATTTACACAAAATCTTTCAGTCCGCAAGACACTGTTACTTATGAGAGTGATAGCGTGACTATGGAAGTGAAATACAGCAGGCCATTCATAAAGGATAGAGTTATTTTTGGAGAACTGGTTCCCTACGGTAAAGTTTGGAGAACCGGTGCTAATGAAGCCACTGTTCTAACTATAAATCAGGATTTAAAAATCAATGGAAAAGAACTAAAAGCTGGTTCTTATTCTGTTTTTACTGTGCCCGGCAAAGACTACTGGCAGGTGATGTTTAATAAGGAAACAGGTCAGTGGGGTATCGATGTATTTTCTCAATCTGCCAATAGAGATCCAGAAAAAGATGCTTTAGTGCTGCAAGTGAAGCCTATCTATACTTCTAATGTGTTTAATCAGTTTACCATAGCTTTAGAAACTATGGGAGATGAGGTAGAAATGATCATGATGTGGGAAAATACATTAATTGTAGTTCCTTTTTCAATAAAATAA
- a CDS encoding toxin-antitoxin system YwqK family antitoxin has translation MKLKNILIAFGLSIIFIPAFAQKTTLFTQDSSVYAIGDIVEGKKTGKWQFFNKDNVKIEEGKFENDKREGVWNILYPNGRIMAKVKYENGEPQDYLEYDQRGTTVEAGQFENGLKSGVWTSYHPNGKVKAKVEYEEGKKKGVTREFDYYGTLMLEAEYANDTTDGDWKLYNEYGKLAVDGDYSNGIKVGTWKEFYEFGQLRAVEHYKLGSPDSTWLEYSVNGQVLSEKHFKNGKPEGKWREYYLDGDLKSLSFYKYGLQDSVYLTFFENGKPEIQGVYEYGLKEGNWRFFNEKGYLLEEGHYLNGEQSGQWFTYYDKGELKSIGSFEAGLENGKWGIFHTTGLLMQEEEWVSGMLMSVSDYYTIYGDTLSAGNLKNGTGLKINYYIDGQKEIECEFKNGLPDGSWKYYYHNGKLAEEGQFENGLKTGTWTYYYDNGNRQSYGEYKEGEETGRWLYYYRNGSLQDSQTYE, from the coding sequence ATGAAACTAAAGAATATACTTATAGCATTTGGCTTGAGCATTATTTTCATACCTGCCTTTGCTCAGAAAACAACACTTTTTACTCAGGACAGCTCCGTATATGCCATAGGAGATATTGTGGAGGGCAAGAAAACCGGCAAGTGGCAATTTTTCAATAAGGATAATGTAAAAATTGAAGAAGGAAAATTTGAGAATGATAAGCGGGAAGGCGTTTGGAATATTTTATACCCTAATGGCAGAATCATGGCCAAGGTAAAATATGAAAATGGTGAGCCTCAAGATTATTTGGAGTACGATCAGCGTGGTACTACCGTTGAAGCCGGGCAGTTTGAGAATGGTTTGAAATCTGGTGTCTGGACCAGCTATCACCCCAATGGAAAGGTAAAGGCTAAGGTAGAGTACGAAGAAGGCAAGAAAAAAGGTGTAACCAGGGAGTTTGACTACTATGGTACGCTTATGCTCGAAGCCGAATATGCTAATGACACTACCGATGGGGATTGGAAGCTATATAATGAATATGGCAAACTTGCTGTAGATGGTGACTATAGTAATGGTATAAAAGTAGGCACCTGGAAAGAGTTTTATGAATTTGGTCAGCTAAGGGCAGTTGAACATTATAAGCTGGGATCACCAGACAGTACATGGTTAGAATATTCGGTTAATGGTCAGGTGCTATCAGAAAAGCATTTTAAAAATGGCAAACCAGAAGGAAAATGGAGAGAGTATTATCTCGATGGAGATTTGAAATCGCTCAGTTTTTATAAGTATGGATTGCAGGACAGCGTATACCTTACCTTCTTTGAAAATGGCAAGCCTGAGATACAGGGAGTATATGAATATGGACTAAAAGAAGGAAATTGGAGATTTTTTAATGAAAAAGGTTACTTGTTGGAAGAGGGACATTATTTAAACGGAGAGCAGAGTGGCCAGTGGTTTACTTATTATGATAAAGGAGAGCTCAAAAGCATAGGTTCTTTTGAAGCGGGTCTTGAAAATGGTAAGTGGGGCATATTCCATACTACAGGTTTACTTATGCAGGAAGAAGAATGGGTTTCCGGTATGCTCATGAGTGTAAGTGACTACTATACCATATACGGAGATACCCTTTCGGCAGGAAATTTAAAGAACGGCACTGGCCTTAAAATCAATTATTACATTGATGGACAGAAGGAAATAGAGTGCGAATTTAAAAATGGATTGCCTGATGGTAGCTGGAAGTACTATTACCATAATGGAAAACTGGCAGAAGAAGGTCAATTTGAAAATGGCCTAAAAACAGGTACATGGACTTATTATTATGACAATGGGAATAGACAATCATATGGAGAATATAAAGAGGGGGAGGAAACCGGACGCTGGCTATACTACTATAGAAACGGTTCATTGCAAGACTCGCAGACGTATGAATAA